The proteins below are encoded in one region of Salmo salar chromosome ssa02, Ssal_v3.1, whole genome shotgun sequence:
- the s10ag gene encoding S100-A16 isoform X1: MESAIQTVVEVYLKSAKGKGSLGDKDFQGLVNKQLGNIMTGTDSSSAVKEMRKGLDENKDGKVSFQEYMTLIGYVANTLSEQRTAANNTPAS; this comes from the exons ATGGAGTCGGCCATCCAGACAGTGGTAGAAGTGTATCTGAAGTCTGCCAAAGGGAAGGGCAGTCTCGGAGATAAGGACTTCCAGGGCCTCGTCAATAAACAGCTCGGCAACATCATGACT GGAACAGACAGTTCCTCTGCAGTGAAGGAGATGCGTAAGGGATTGGACGAGAACAAAGATGGGAAGGTCAGCTTCCAGGAATACATGACTCTGATTGGCTACGTGGCAAACACCCTCAGCGAGCAGAGGACTGCAGCCAACAACACACCTGCCTCATAG